In Leptospirillum ferriphilum, the following proteins share a genomic window:
- a CDS encoding class 1 fructose-bisphosphatase, with translation MYKNPSFTTPFDFIMEKTSDNQIERTPLLLIAAAIEQGGRTMASLLRKGPLLGITGSAKVRNIQGEEVQTLDQIGQETFLGLFRRSRAVFSVLSEEAEIPEILPCDEKNSFLVAMDPLDGSSNISVNAPIGSIFSIFRPPVPFSSSPEGLFLNAASPLLSAYLLYSVSTSLVLAYSGETRVFTLDPDTGEFLGDGSPWCFPAKGKIYSTNEAYLPHWEKPLQDYLSWIKKERNPSMIHRYIGALVGDFHRNLLKGGIYLYPAEAGEKSSGKLRLLYEAYPMAHIARNAGGIATDGKEDILTIIPRSVHQRVPLVVGPADLVCEFHERTGHPLSRV, from the coding sequence TTGTACAAAAATCCGTCCTTCACAACTCCCTTTGACTTCATCATGGAAAAAACATCGGACAACCAGATCGAACGGACCCCCCTCCTCCTGATTGCTGCGGCCATCGAACAGGGCGGAAGAACGATGGCATCCCTTCTCCGAAAGGGGCCGCTTCTCGGCATTACCGGTTCCGCCAAAGTCCGGAATATTCAGGGAGAGGAAGTCCAGACACTGGACCAGATTGGGCAGGAGACGTTTCTGGGACTTTTCCGCCGAAGCCGGGCCGTTTTCTCTGTCCTGTCCGAAGAGGCCGAAATACCGGAGATTCTCCCCTGTGATGAAAAAAATTCCTTTCTTGTGGCCATGGACCCTCTCGACGGCTCTTCCAATATTTCCGTCAATGCACCAATCGGCTCGATTTTTTCCATCTTTCGTCCACCGGTCCCCTTTTCCTCCTCACCCGAAGGCCTTTTTTTAAATGCCGCCTCCCCACTCCTTTCCGCCTATCTCCTCTACAGCGTCTCGACAAGCCTTGTCCTGGCCTATTCCGGAGAGACACGCGTTTTTACTCTTGATCCGGACACCGGAGAGTTTCTGGGAGACGGGTCCCCGTGGTGTTTTCCTGCTAAGGGGAAGATATACAGCACAAATGAAGCGTATCTTCCCCACTGGGAGAAACCTCTGCAGGACTATCTCTCCTGGATCAAAAAAGAGCGCAATCCATCCATGATTCATCGCTATATAGGAGCACTTGTCGGAGATTTCCACCGAAACCTTCTCAAAGGAGGGATCTATCTCTACCCCGCCGAAGCAGGAGAGAAATCGTCCGGAAAGCTGCGACTTCTCTATGAAGCCTATCCGATGGCGCATATTGCAAGGAATGCCGGAGGGATCGCAACCGACGGGAAGGAAGATATCCTGACGATCATTCCCCGGTCTGTCCATCAGAGGGTTCCTCTGGTCGTCGGACCGGCTGACCTCGTTTGTGAATTTCATGAACGGACCGGACACCCTCTGTCCCGCGTGTAA
- a CDS encoding aldehyde dehydrogenase family protein → MDINGLFSESPGNSSFPFLLKGKWRSGENRRSYFPFSRLLPVPGGKDFWSVDQAERPDLEEALRDAGNIRRIMKELPRFRRSRILENTSRLLEQYRDPLAKLIVQEVGKPLSAARFEVDRAATTFRTAAHAASDFGTSWMPGDSVPQGIGMSGLVERVPKGFVLAVTPYNFPLNLLAHKVAPAIAAGCPILVKPAPFGSLTALMLGAVLLEAGLPPESLSVLPADIPGTLYLVEHPEVEVVSFTGSDVVGWSLRDRVPRKTVVLELGGNAGVLVTKDAEMEGLPEKLVSGAFAYAGQICISVQRILVHRSLFDQLVSGMVGRVAHLEKEGFIGDPGRDGVLMGPLIQESHAEKVWGRVQSAVREGARALTPLRRKESLIHPVILSETKESDEVESEEIFGPVVTVIPFDRTEEAIKRLNRSKYGLQAGVFTKNLEEGLGLAENIDCPGVFVNEIPTFRLDHWPYGGIRHSGSGTEGVVYAMEEMTRPRLTGFRTKKQDSLLR, encoded by the coding sequence ATGGACATCAATGGTCTTTTTTCAGAATCTCCCGGGAACTCCTCCTTCCCTTTCCTTCTGAAGGGGAAATGGAGGTCCGGAGAAAACCGGCGCAGCTACTTTCCCTTCTCCCGGCTCTTGCCCGTTCCCGGGGGAAAAGACTTCTGGAGTGTGGACCAGGCGGAGCGTCCGGATCTCGAAGAGGCTCTTCGGGATGCCGGCAATATCCGGAGAATAATGAAAGAACTTCCCCGGTTTCGCCGATCCCGGATTCTCGAAAATACCTCAAGATTGCTTGAGCAGTATCGGGATCCCCTGGCAAAACTTATTGTCCAGGAGGTCGGAAAGCCTCTTTCAGCAGCCCGATTCGAAGTGGACAGGGCGGCTACCACGTTCCGGACGGCCGCGCATGCGGCATCGGATTTCGGAACAAGCTGGATGCCGGGAGACAGTGTGCCTCAGGGGATCGGGATGAGCGGTCTTGTTGAACGGGTTCCGAAAGGTTTTGTTCTGGCGGTGACTCCCTACAATTTTCCCTTGAACCTTTTGGCCCACAAGGTGGCACCGGCCATTGCAGCAGGCTGTCCCATCCTCGTCAAACCGGCTCCATTCGGGAGTTTGACAGCTCTGATGCTGGGTGCGGTGCTGCTTGAAGCCGGTCTTCCCCCGGAAAGTCTCTCCGTTTTGCCGGCAGATATTCCGGGAACCCTTTACCTGGTCGAGCATCCTGAAGTGGAGGTCGTTTCTTTTACGGGAAGCGATGTGGTTGGATGGTCTCTCCGGGACCGTGTGCCCAGGAAAACAGTTGTTCTGGAACTGGGAGGGAATGCGGGTGTTCTTGTGACGAAGGATGCGGAGATGGAAGGTCTGCCGGAGAAGCTTGTTTCGGGGGCTTTTGCCTATGCCGGCCAGATTTGCATCTCGGTTCAGAGAATCCTGGTGCATCGTTCCCTGTTTGACCAGCTTGTTTCCGGAATGGTCGGGAGGGTGGCGCATCTCGAGAAGGAAGGGTTCATCGGAGATCCCGGTCGGGACGGCGTCCTGATGGGCCCCCTGATTCAGGAAAGTCACGCGGAAAAGGTCTGGGGCAGGGTTCAGAGTGCCGTCCGGGAAGGGGCCCGGGCATTGACGCCTCTCCGACGGAAGGAGTCATTGATTCATCCTGTCATCCTTTCTGAGACAAAGGAGTCCGACGAAGTGGAGTCGGAAGAAATTTTTGGTCCGGTGGTCACGGTCATCCCTTTCGATAGGACGGAAGAGGCGATCAAGCGTCTGAACCGCTCAAAATATGGTCTTCAGGCGGGAGTCTTTACGAAAAATCTTGAAGAAGGGTTGGGTCTGGCAGAGAATATCGATTGTCCGGGGGTCTTTGTCAACGAGATCCCCACCTTCCGGCTCGATCATTGGCCGTATGGAGGTATCCGCCATTCGGGATCCGGAACGGAAGGGGTCGTCTATGCGATGGAAGAAATGACACGTCCCCGGTTGACGGGGTTCAGAACAAAAAAACAGGACAGTTTGCTCCGGTGA